From Xiphophorus hellerii strain 12219 chromosome 20, Xiphophorus_hellerii-4.1, whole genome shotgun sequence, the proteins below share one genomic window:
- the nfasca gene encoding neurofascin homolog (chicken) a isoform X23 — protein sequence MRPVGGREMLGKVGHAALTLLSLLLLWQEAAAIEVPLDPKIQQDLKQPPTIIKQSVKDYIVDPRDNTIIIECEAKGNPVPTFSWRRSGRLFNIGKDPRVTMRKRSGTLEVGFRSGGRPEDYEGEYQCFATNELGVALSNKILLRVSKAPLWPKEVLAPVQVTEGSSLVLPCNPPPGLPPPLIFWMDSNMIPIHQDRRVSMGLNGDLYFSNVLVQDAQNDYSCNARFNFTYTIQQKNPFNLKFQTTEPYNDTSYNASDPFGGRKVAETPPSFLSPEGSGSSKMVLRDERLLLECIAAGLPTPSIKWFKRGGDLPAQKVKFENFNKTLKILSVSEEDAGEYVCMADNRLGSIRHSIDVQVKAAPYWLDKPTNLVLAPEENGRLVCRANGNPKPNIQWLMNGEPINKITETPTSANREVLGDTILFRGVQIGSSAVYQCNASNQHGYLLANAFVSVLDMAPRMLGPKNQLIKVIMNNRTFLNCPFFGSPLPELRWFKNGQGSGLDGGQYRVYVNGTLEIKRARKEDEGIYTCVANNMLGNAENQVQLEVKEPTRIIQAPTHQSVLRGSKASFHCKVVSDPSLPTKVTWTKDGERLDLGWRLKKDEESLTIPSVSENDEGIYTCTVKSEIDQDSASARLTVLEDAFLNPSVFSALPPDRPDPPIDLDLSDPSARSVRLTWIPGNDRRSPVTEFLVQFEENRWEPGRWQDLSSFPGDLNSVILQLAPNVNYQFRVIAINSVGRSQPSQPSPRYKTTAAPPDAIPRDLRGWGSDKDNMEITWEPLRDLEKNGPNLQYNVWWRRKDSGDDWTNVTTSETKYVVRYTETYVPYEIKIQARNELGSGPESNIVIGYSGEDKPADSPSELRVLKVGSTRANIHWKPVDLSSVQGEFKEYRLYYWRESSLVPGLVVSKEKKTTGFYTTVPEPSGILKDLVPYSKYKMFMVVANSRFESLPSNNVEFTTAEGVPDAPRFFRINRRSLDTLYLEWDKPLEPNGILIGYQLVYQRVNGSRLGPQQIETFRPNVTHFILRLPDRSARYKFNLSALTQVGTGEVYAEESPHFTNEENFTDATDLSLRTPPCLLFSLLLPLLFLPFLLLPFLPQQLVSQLLPLLQQPLLLLPLLLPLRQLHPPQFLCWSPPNELTRMSW from the exons ATGCGGCCAGTTGGAGGGAGAGAAATGTTGGGAAAGGTTGGGCATGCAGCCCTGACGTTGCTGTCATTACTGCTGCTGTGGCAAGAAGCGGCAGCCATCGAAGTTCCTCTAGATC CAAAGATCCAGCAAGACT TGAAGCAGCCCCCCACCATAATCAAACAGTCAGTGAAGGACTACATCGTCGACCCCAGAGATAACACCATCATCATAGAGTGTGAAGCCAAGGGCAACCCAGTGCCAAC GTTCTCATGGAGGAGGAGTGGGAGGTTGTTCAACATTGGCAAAGACCCCAGAGTGACTATGAGAAAACGCTCAGGAACCCTGGAGGTAGGATTCCGTAGCGGAGGACGACCAGAGGACTATGAGGGAGAGTACCAGTGTTTCGCCACAAATGAGCTCGGTGTGGCCCTGTCCAACAAAATACTGCTCCGCGTCTCca AGGCCCCGTTATGGCCTAAGGAAGTGCTGGCCCCGGTGCAGGTGACTGAAGGCTCCTCTCTGGTCCTACCCTGCAACCCACCACCTGGCCTGCCTCCTCCATTGATATTCTGGATGGACAGCA ACATGATCCCCATCCATCAGGATAGGAGGGTTTCCATGGGTCTGAATGGAGACCTGTACTTCTCCAATGTTTTGGTCCAAGACGCTCAAAATGACTACAGCTGCAACGCTCGCTTCAACTTCACATACACCATCCAGCAGAAGAACCCCTTCAACCTCAAATTTCAGACCA CGGAGCCATATAATGACACATCTTACAATGCCTCTGATCCCTTCGGTG GCCGCAAAGTAGCAGAAACGCCGCCGTCCTTCCTGTCTCCTGAAGGGAGTGGGAGCTCCAAAATGGTGCTACGAGATGAGCGATTGCTGCTGGAGTGTATCGCTGCTGGACT TCCGACTCCCTCCATAAAGTGGTTTAAGAGAGGGGGAGACCTGCCAGCACAAAAGGTGAAGTTTGAGAACTTCAATAAGACCCTGAAAATTCTCAGTGTGTCAGAGGAGGATGCTGGGGAGTATGTCTGCATGGCAGACAACCGTCTGGGCAGTATACGCCATTCCATTGATGTCCAAGTTAAAG CTGCTCCTTACTGGTTAGACAAACCCACAAACCTGGTGCTGGCCCCAGAGGAAAATGGCCGCCTGGTGTGTCGAGCCAACGGCAACCCTAAGCCCAACATCCAGTGGCTTATGAACGGCGAGCCAATAAACA AGATCACAGAAACTCCAACAAGCGCAAACAGAGAAGTTCTCGGTGACACCATTCTGTTCCGCGGGGTGCAGATTGGAAGCAGTGCAGTTTACCAGTGCAACGCCTCCAACCAGCACGGCTACCTGCTGGCCAACGCCTTCGTCAGTGTTCTGG ACATGGCTCCACGGATGCTGGGACCCaaaaatcagttaatcaaaGTCATCATGAACAACCGAACCTTCCTCAACTGCCCTTTCTTTGGCTCTCCTTTACCCGAGCTTCGCTG GTTTAAGAATGGCCAGGGCAGTGGGCTGGATGGGGGTCAGTACCGGGTCTACGTCAACGGCACCCTGGAGATAAAACGCGCTCGAAAGGAGGATGAGGGCATCTACACCTGTGTGGCTAACAACATGTTGGGCAATGCTGAGAACCAGGTCCagctggaggtcaaag AGCCTACTCGTATAATTCAAGCTCCCACGCACCAGTCAGTTTTGAGGGGCTCTAAAGCTAGCTTCCACTGTAAGGTGGTGTCGGACCCCAGCCTGCCCACCAAGGTGACGTGGACCAAGGACGGAGAGCGCCTGGATCTGGGATGGAG GCTGAAGAAGGATGAAGAGTCCCTGACCATCCCGTCTGTCAGTGAGAACGATGAGGGAATTTACACCTGCACTGTTAAATCTGAGATAGACCAGGACTCAGCCTCAGCCCGCCTCACTGTCTTAG AGGACGCCTTCCTCAACCCCTCAGTCTTTAGTGCCTTGCCTCCAG ACCGTCCAGACCCACCAATAGATCTGGATCTGTCAGACCCATCAGCCCGTAGTGTTCGCCTCACTTGGATTCCTGGGAACGACCGCAGGAGCCCTGTCACAG AGTTCTTGGTCCAGTTCGAGGAGAACCGCTGGGAGCCGGGCAGATGGCAGGACCTGTCCTCTTTCCCCGGAGACCTCAACTCTGTCATCCTGCAGCTTGCCCCCAATGTCAATTATCAGTTCAGGGTCATTGCCATTAACTCAGTGGGTCGGAGTCAACCTAGTCAGCCCTCACCTCGGTACAAAACCACCGCGGCAC CCCCAGATGCCATTCCCAGAGATTTACGTGGTTGGGGATCCGATAAGGACAACATGGAGATCACCTGGGAG CCGCTGCGCGATCTGGAGAAAAACGGCCCAAACCTGCAGTACAACGTGTGGTGGAGACGGAAAGACTCCGGGGACGACTGGACCAACGTGACCACGTCTGAGACCAAATACGTTGTTCGTTACACTGAAACATATGTGCCTTACGAGATAAAAATCCAGGCCAGGAATGAGTTGGGATCAGGACCCGAGTCTAACATTGTCATTGGATATTCTGGAGAGGACA AGCCCGCTGATTCACCCTCTGAGCTGCGGGTGTTGAAGGTTGGCAGCACCAGAGCAAACATCCACTGGAAGCCTGTAGATCTGAGTTCTGTCCAGGGGGAGTTCAAAGAGTACAGA TTGTACTACTGGCGCGAGTCCAGTCTGGTTCCAGGGCTGGTGGTGAGCAAGGAGAAGAAGACCACTGGGTTCTACACGACTGTGCCAGAGCCGTCTGGGATTCTCAAAGACTTGGTGCCCTACTCTAAATATAAGATGTTCATGGTTGTGGCCAACAGTCGCTTTGAGAGTTTACCCAGCAACAATGTGGAATTCACCACTGCGGAGGGCG TTCCGGATGCTCCCAGGTTCTTCAGGATTAACCGCAGAAGTCTGGACACACTCTACTTGGAATGGGACAAACCATTAGAACCCAACGGCATTCTAATTGGATACCAACTCGTATACCAGAGAG TGAACGGGTCCAGACTGGGTCCCCAGCAGATCGAGACGTTCCGTCCCAACGTGACACACTTCATCCTGCGCCTGCCGGACCGGTCCGCTCGCTACAAGTTCAACCTGTCAGCGCTCACCCAGGTGGGAACGGGAGAGGTCTATGCCGAGGAGTCGCCGCACTTTACCAATGAAG